A genomic segment from Variovorax paradoxus B4 encodes:
- a CDS encoding sigma-54 interaction domain-containing protein: MSRPARRALAATAPRTEPSWREQEHLLLGEVMRLVGKSLAPDVVFREMLHLMSELLGLNRGRVVLLDSFEKGSDRSSPFEEASIHFAYGLTKAEMSRGRYVVGEGITGAVLSTGQTSIVQSIDADPRFLNRAVERSRLPQETVAFIAVPIELGNTTIGVLAAHRIRRRNRALSEDVAVLRLLATLSGQLLQLRQLIQAQTRELESKNALLSQALESATARYGIIGRSPALLRALAELERVSHASASVLLLGESGTGKELFARALHLASARHDGPFIKVNCAAIPETLFESELFGHEKGAFTGASTSRAGWFEQADQGTIFLDEIGEMPLAMQAKLLRTLQEGTIIRLGAKREMPINVRVVAATNRDLAVEVASGNFRQDLFYRLNVIPISLPSLAQRREDIRPLALHFLNKTNQQNQRNVHFSPQALDALEEQTWPGNIRELSNVIERTVLLTDQAIVSRKEIETWLPGTHTGTTTVRKRDTHPVNPGASGAPLVREYRPHSSHDAEDLRDAMRLHGGNQSRAAQSLGLTPRQFGYRWRRLAAQEST; encoded by the coding sequence ATGTCCAGACCCGCGCGCCGAGCGCTCGCCGCCACAGCCCCCAGAACCGAGCCAAGTTGGCGAGAACAGGAACACCTGCTTCTCGGCGAAGTGATGCGCCTTGTAGGCAAGAGCTTGGCCCCCGACGTCGTCTTTCGGGAAATGCTCCATCTCATGTCCGAGCTTCTCGGTCTGAATCGGGGACGGGTTGTGCTCCTGGACTCCTTCGAAAAGGGAAGCGACCGCTCGTCGCCATTCGAAGAGGCTTCGATCCACTTTGCATACGGTTTGACGAAGGCCGAGATGTCACGTGGCCGGTATGTGGTCGGAGAGGGCATCACGGGAGCGGTCCTGTCCACCGGCCAGACGAGCATTGTGCAAAGCATCGATGCCGACCCTCGGTTCCTCAACCGTGCCGTCGAACGCTCGCGGCTGCCTCAAGAGACGGTCGCGTTCATTGCGGTGCCCATCGAACTGGGCAATACAACCATTGGCGTCCTCGCGGCACACCGCATCCGGCGCAGGAATCGAGCGCTCAGTGAGGACGTTGCCGTTCTCCGCCTGTTGGCAACGCTGTCGGGGCAGCTTCTGCAATTGCGCCAACTGATTCAGGCGCAGACGAGAGAACTCGAATCCAAGAATGCCTTGCTGAGCCAGGCGCTCGAGTCGGCGACCGCTCGCTACGGCATCATCGGGCGTTCGCCTGCGCTGCTGCGCGCACTCGCCGAACTCGAACGGGTGTCGCACGCTTCGGCCAGCGTTCTGCTTCTCGGCGAGTCAGGCACGGGCAAGGAACTGTTTGCACGAGCGCTCCACCTCGCCAGTGCGCGACATGACGGACCGTTCATCAAGGTCAATTGCGCTGCCATCCCTGAGACGCTGTTTGAATCGGAACTGTTCGGCCATGAGAAGGGCGCATTCACCGGAGCGTCGACCTCGCGCGCGGGGTGGTTCGAACAGGCGGATCAGGGAACGATCTTCCTCGACGAGATCGGCGAGATGCCGCTCGCCATGCAGGCTAAGCTGTTGAGGACCCTCCAGGAAGGAACCATCATCCGCCTGGGCGCCAAGCGAGAGATGCCCATCAATGTGCGTGTGGTTGCGGCCACCAACCGGGACCTCGCCGTCGAAGTGGCAAGCGGCAATTTTCGGCAAGACCTGTTCTATCGCCTCAATGTCATTCCGATCAGCCTGCCGTCTCTCGCGCAGCGCCGCGAGGACATACGGCCGCTTGCGCTGCATTTCCTGAACAAGACCAACCAGCAGAACCAGCGCAATGTCCACTTCTCGCCGCAGGCACTCGACGCACTGGAGGAACAGACGTGGCCGGGGAACATCCGTGAACTCTCCAACGTCATCGAGCGCACGGTTCTGCTCACCGATCAAGCGATCGTTTCTCGCAAAGAAATCGAGACTTGGCTCCCCGGAACCCACACCGGCACGACCACCGTCCGCAAGCGCGACACCCATCCTGTCAACCCGGGCGCCTCGGGAGCGCCCTTGGTGAGGGAGTATCGGCCGCACAGTTCTCACGACGCCGAGGACCTGCGCGATGCGATGCGGCTTCATGGTGGAAACCAGTCTCGTGCCGCGCAGTCTCTTGGCCTGACTCCCAGGCAGTTCGGCTATCGATGGCGCAGGCTTGCTGCGCAAGAGAGCACCTAG
- a CDS encoding MBL fold metallo-hydrolase, translating to MIESPRPLVHAFFDLDTCTFTYVLYVEDGGACAIIDSVLDFEPKASRTGTQSADAVIGFVRAHGLQVEWILETHAHADHLSAAPYLQAHLGGVVAIGAGIRVVQSAFQKVFHLPTELEPDASQFGRLFEPDEVFCIGPLRARAMHVPGHTPADVAYVIEADDGMPQLAFVGDTLFMPDVGSARCDFPGGSARSLYRSAQRILALPPSTRLFMCHDYPPAGRESRAETTVAEQRSANIHLREGISEDQFVELRQRRDATLGMPALILPAIQVNIRGGELPPMEANGVRYLKIPINGL from the coding sequence ATGATCGAATCTCCTCGACCTCTGGTCCACGCGTTCTTCGACCTGGACACCTGCACATTCACCTACGTTCTGTACGTCGAGGATGGCGGTGCATGCGCCATCATCGACTCGGTGCTCGACTTCGAGCCCAAGGCCAGCAGGACGGGAACGCAGTCGGCCGATGCCGTGATCGGGTTCGTGCGGGCGCATGGCCTCCAGGTCGAGTGGATCCTCGAGACGCATGCCCACGCGGACCATCTCTCGGCCGCGCCTTACCTCCAAGCGCACCTGGGGGGCGTCGTTGCGATCGGCGCTGGCATTCGTGTCGTGCAGAGCGCATTCCAGAAGGTCTTTCACCTGCCGACGGAGCTTGAGCCTGACGCTTCGCAGTTTGGACGGCTGTTCGAACCCGACGAGGTGTTCTGCATCGGCCCGCTTCGGGCTCGGGCCATGCACGTGCCCGGCCATACCCCGGCGGACGTGGCCTACGTGATCGAAGCCGACGACGGCATGCCGCAGCTTGCTTTCGTGGGAGACACCCTGTTCATGCCGGATGTCGGGAGTGCGCGCTGCGATTTCCCGGGTGGCAGCGCGCGCAGCCTGTACCGCTCGGCGCAGAGGATTCTGGCCCTGCCACCCTCGACGCGGCTCTTCATGTGCCACGACTATCCGCCTGCCGGTCGCGAATCACGCGCCGAGACGACGGTCGCAGAGCAGCGCAGCGCGAACATTCACCTGCGCGAAGGTATCAGCGAGGATCAGTTCGTTGAGCTGCGCCAGCGCCGCGACGCAACGCTGGGCATGCCCGCGCTGATCTTGCCGGCCATCCAGGTGAACATCCGTGGTGGCGAGCTACCTCCGATGGAAGCCAACGGTGTACGCTACCTCAAGATCCCCATCAACGGGCTGTAG
- the cynS gene encoding cyanase, with protein MNRIDVTEKIIASKVSKGLKWSEIAAKVGLSKEWVTSACLGQMTLNKEQAGTLAEIFGLSDEEAKWLMVTPYKGSLPTAVPTDPLIYRFYEMVNVYGTTFKALIHEEFGDGIMSAIDFKMDLQREADPAGDRVRIVMSGKFLPYKQY; from the coding sequence ATGAACCGTATCGACGTTACCGAGAAGATCATCGCGAGCAAGGTTTCCAAGGGCCTGAAGTGGTCGGAGATCGCGGCCAAGGTGGGACTCAGCAAGGAATGGGTCACGTCCGCGTGCCTGGGTCAGATGACGCTGAACAAGGAACAGGCTGGCACGCTTGCAGAGATCTTCGGCCTGTCCGACGAGGAAGCGAAGTGGCTGATGGTCACGCCGTACAAGGGGTCACTGCCCACTGCGGTACCGACCGACCCGCTGATCTATCGCTTCTATGAGATGGTCAACGTCTACGGCACGACTTTCAAGGCGCTCATCCACGAGGAATTCGGTGACGGCATCATGAGCGCGATCGACTTCAAGATGGACCTCCAGCGGGAGGCAGACCCTGCGGGTGATCGCGTCCGCATCGTGATGAGCGGCAAGTTCCTTCCCTACAAGCAATACTGA
- a CDS encoding ABC transporter ATP-binding protein translates to MPNECRSSEPAGGFLKIENLAKTYVPGAEPVFDSVNFELAKGEFACIIGHSGCGKTTILNVLAGLEAATAGVAIMSGREIAGPSLDRGVVFQGHALMPWLTVRKNIAFAVRSKWPQWSARQVDEHVQSYVALVGLDQAIDKKPSALSGGMKQRVGIARAFAIQPKMLLLDEPFGALDALTRGTIQDELLRICRETRQTVFMITHDVDEAILLADKILLMSNGPRARVAEIVVNTMPADRQRATLHHDAQYYRIRNHLVDFLVARSKDLSGGRAPLKPPFVTPGLQATDLAEPGLEEPIAVKPVQLQRVV, encoded by the coding sequence ATGCCGAATGAATGCAGGAGCAGTGAGCCAGCAGGCGGCTTCCTGAAGATCGAGAACCTGGCGAAGACCTACGTTCCTGGTGCGGAGCCCGTCTTCGATAGCGTCAACTTCGAACTGGCCAAGGGCGAGTTCGCCTGCATCATCGGCCACTCCGGTTGCGGCAAGACCACCATCCTGAATGTCCTCGCCGGCCTCGAAGCGGCCACGGCCGGCGTGGCCATCATGAGTGGCCGCGAGATAGCCGGGCCCAGCCTCGATCGAGGCGTCGTCTTCCAAGGGCACGCACTGATGCCATGGCTGACAGTCAGGAAGAACATCGCCTTTGCGGTGCGCAGCAAGTGGCCGCAATGGAGCGCCAGGCAGGTCGACGAGCATGTGCAGAGTTACGTGGCACTGGTCGGCCTGGATCAGGCGATCGACAAGAAGCCCTCCGCGCTTTCGGGCGGCATGAAACAGCGCGTGGGCATCGCCCGCGCATTTGCCATCCAACCCAAGATGCTGCTGCTGGACGAGCCGTTCGGTGCTTTGGACGCGCTCACCCGCGGAACGATCCAAGATGAGCTGCTTCGAATCTGTCGCGAAACCCGCCAGACCGTCTTCATGATCACGCATGACGTCGACGAGGCCATCTTGCTGGCCGACAAGATCCTGCTGATGAGCAACGGGCCGCGGGCGCGTGTGGCGGAGATCGTCGTGAACACCATGCCTGCGGACCGCCAGCGCGCAACGCTGCACCACGATGCACAGTACTACCGCATCCGCAACCACCTGGTCGACTTTCTGGTCGCAAGGTCCAAGGACCTCTCCGGCGGACGTGCTCCGCTGAAGCCGCCATTCGTGACCCCTGGACTTCAAGCCACCGACCTCGCCGAGCCGGGGCTCGAAGAACCGATCGCTGTCAAACCTGTTCAGCTGCAGCGCGTTGTCTGA
- the ntrB gene encoding nitrate ABC transporter permease yields the protein MNEPKTLRAKAALLSAFFIAFILLVWYAATLPTKTAAPTLTAEQSEYAKLMGKDPQAGGGAASKSAFPTPAQMGSAIVGHLSDPFYDNGPNDKGIGLQISYSLARVGLGFSLAALFAIPLGFLIGMSPLAYRALDPFIQLLKPISPLAWMPIALYTIKDSSISGIFVIFICSVWPMLTNTAFGVVGVRREWLNVSRTLQVTSMRKAIEVILPAAAPTILTGMRISMGIAWLVIVAAEMLVGGTGIGYFVWNEWNNLSLTNVIFAILVIGLVGMALDLVFAKAQKAVTYAE from the coding sequence ATGAACGAGCCCAAGACACTTCGCGCGAAGGCGGCGCTTCTTTCCGCCTTCTTCATCGCGTTCATTCTCCTTGTCTGGTACGCCGCCACGCTGCCCACCAAGACCGCAGCGCCGACGCTCACAGCCGAGCAGAGCGAGTACGCGAAGCTCATGGGCAAGGATCCGCAGGCGGGCGGCGGTGCAGCTTCGAAGTCCGCATTCCCCACACCTGCCCAGATGGGCTCTGCGATCGTCGGACATCTGTCAGACCCGTTCTACGACAACGGCCCCAATGACAAGGGCATCGGACTTCAGATCTCGTACTCGCTCGCGCGCGTCGGGCTCGGATTCAGTTTGGCAGCGCTGTTCGCCATTCCCTTGGGCTTTCTGATCGGCATGAGTCCGCTGGCCTACCGTGCGCTGGATCCGTTCATCCAGTTGCTCAAGCCGATCTCGCCGCTCGCGTGGATGCCCATCGCGCTCTACACCATCAAGGACTCGTCGATCTCCGGCATCTTCGTCATCTTCATCTGCTCCGTCTGGCCGATGCTGACCAATACCGCCTTCGGAGTGGTCGGCGTGCGACGCGAGTGGCTGAATGTTTCCAGGACGCTCCAAGTCACGTCGATGCGCAAGGCGATCGAAGTCATCCTGCCGGCCGCCGCTCCCACCATCCTGACCGGCATGCGCATCAGCATGGGCATTGCCTGGCTGGTGATCGTGGCGGCGGAGATGCTGGTCGGAGGAACCGGCATCGGCTACTTCGTGTGGAACGAATGGAACAACCTCTCGCTCACCAACGTGATCTTCGCCATCCTGGTTATCGGACTGGTGGGCATGGCGCTGGATCTTGTCTTTGCCAAAGCGCAGAAGGCGGTGACGTATGCCGAATGA
- a CDS encoding CmpA/NrtA family ABC transporter substrate-binding protein — translation MRYFDPYDADAPLMMSCACGRHASAAAHEAASAASATRELIRRSQTTAFEDYSNDFIEASLVKAVFPQDAVRRRFLRAVGKGAAMAAISSVLPVASLQAMAQDKGAIEKRNLKIGFIPITCATPLIMAEPLGFYSKQGLEVQVVKTAGWALVRDKMMNHEYDASHFLSPMPLAITMGLGSNPQPMNVATIQNINGQAITLALKHKSNRDPKNWKGFKFAIPFEHSMHNFLLRYYLAEAGLDPERDVQLRVVPPAEMVANLRAGNIDGFLGPDPFNQRAVVEEVGFIHLLTRDIWNGHPCCAFGTSTEFIQKNPNTFAALYRAVLTAAAMARDPRNRELIAKVVAPQAYLNQPEAVLTQVLTGRYADGLGNIVNVPARVDFDPMPWQGMAVWMLTQMKRWGYIKGDVDYKQVAEKVFLLTDAKRAMREIGQQTSDGSAYPKYEIMGKTFDPNKAQAYADSFSIRKTPA, via the coding sequence ATGCGCTATTTCGACCCCTACGATGCCGACGCACCGCTCATGATGAGTTGCGCATGCGGCCGCCACGCCTCCGCAGCGGCGCATGAGGCCGCAAGCGCCGCATCCGCCACCAGGGAGCTGATCCGGCGCAGCCAGACCACCGCGTTCGAGGACTACTCCAACGACTTCATCGAAGCGAGCCTCGTCAAGGCTGTCTTCCCGCAAGATGCCGTGCGCCGCCGCTTCCTGCGCGCCGTAGGCAAGGGAGCCGCGATGGCCGCGATCTCCAGCGTGCTCCCGGTCGCCAGCCTCCAGGCGATGGCCCAGGACAAGGGCGCCATCGAGAAGAGGAATCTGAAGATCGGCTTTATTCCGATCACCTGCGCTACGCCACTCATCATGGCCGAGCCGCTGGGCTTCTACAGCAAGCAGGGCCTGGAGGTCCAGGTCGTCAAGACGGCGGGCTGGGCACTGGTGCGCGACAAGATGATGAATCACGAGTACGACGCGTCGCACTTCCTGTCGCCAATGCCATTGGCGATCACCATGGGACTGGGCTCGAACCCGCAGCCGATGAACGTGGCGACGATTCAGAACATCAATGGACAAGCCATCACCCTCGCGCTCAAGCATAAGTCCAATCGCGATCCCAAGAATTGGAAGGGCTTCAAGTTCGCCATTCCGTTCGAGCATTCGATGCACAACTTTCTGCTTCGCTACTACCTGGCCGAAGCCGGCCTGGACCCTGAGCGCGACGTTCAACTGCGCGTCGTTCCGCCCGCGGAGATGGTCGCCAATCTGCGGGCCGGAAACATCGACGGATTTCTCGGCCCGGATCCGTTCAACCAGCGGGCTGTGGTGGAAGAAGTGGGATTCATCCATCTGCTGACACGAGACATCTGGAACGGCCACCCCTGCTGCGCCTTCGGCACGTCTACGGAGTTCATCCAGAAGAACCCGAACACCTTCGCGGCGCTGTACCGCGCCGTGCTGACCGCTGCCGCCATGGCCCGCGATCCCAGGAACCGGGAGCTCATCGCCAAGGTGGTTGCGCCGCAGGCCTATCTCAACCAGCCGGAAGCCGTGTTGACCCAGGTGCTGACCGGGAGGTACGCCGACGGCCTGGGCAACATCGTCAACGTGCCTGCTCGCGTGGATTTCGACCCCATGCCCTGGCAAGGCATGGCCGTCTGGATGCTGACGCAGATGAAGCGCTGGGGCTATATCAAGGGAGATGTCGACTACAAGCAGGTCGCGGAGAAAGTGTTCCTGCTGACCGATGCCAAGCGGGCCATGCGAGAAATCGGTCAACAGACATCGGACGGCAGCGCCTATCCCAAGTACGAAATCATGGGCAAGACCTTCGATCCGAACAAAGCGCAAGCCTATGCCGACAGCTTCTCCATCAGGAAGACGCCGGCATGA
- a CDS encoding FAD-dependent oxidoreductase produces the protein MSAPALAVRGADTAAAFRQYICRACGLIYDEATGDPDSGLVPGTRFEDIPDDWSCPLCGVGKADFEIYVPQARVAQAGSPSHAGRSRRDEPGVVIVGAGAAGWQMARVLRERDASVPITLVTNCSGDVYDKPILSVALARAISLAALVKETGAQAAARLKVRLMSETHAISVCAGTNALRTTRGSVKYKSLVLAHGAAPRPDPALPADLCWTINDLRCYARFRQAVDAPGDARRIIVVGAGLVGCELANDLALAGHAVVLLDVADRPLANLLPAQSSQDLLDAWAPLAIQFMGNTRVKQVKKTDFGMTVETDSALVLNGDHVLAATGLQTPSRLAQSAGLDWNNGISVRADSLHTSAQNIYALGDCISIDGHAMRFIEPIARQAQVIAAHLTGCVAPAYAHVRPLVRIKTGSRRFTV, from the coding sequence ATGAGCGCCCCTGCCCTCGCCGTGCGCGGGGCCGACACGGCGGCCGCCTTTCGCCAGTACATCTGCCGGGCGTGCGGATTGATCTATGACGAGGCGACAGGCGATCCGGACAGCGGCTTGGTGCCGGGCACACGCTTCGAAGATATTCCCGACGACTGGTCCTGTCCCTTGTGCGGCGTGGGCAAGGCGGACTTTGAGATCTACGTCCCGCAGGCCAGAGTGGCGCAAGCGGGCTCGCCCAGCCACGCCGGGCGCAGCCGCCGCGATGAACCGGGCGTCGTCATCGTCGGCGCAGGGGCCGCCGGATGGCAGATGGCGCGCGTTCTGCGCGAGCGCGATGCCAGCGTGCCCATCACCCTCGTGACGAACTGCAGCGGCGACGTCTACGACAAGCCGATTCTGTCCGTCGCATTGGCAAGGGCCATCAGCCTTGCGGCGTTGGTCAAGGAAACAGGCGCTCAAGCAGCCGCCCGTCTGAAGGTACGCCTGATGTCCGAAACGCACGCCATCAGCGTTTGCGCAGGAACGAATGCCTTGCGCACGACCAGGGGCAGCGTCAAGTACAAGAGCCTGGTGCTTGCCCATGGCGCAGCCCCGCGCCCGGACCCCGCATTGCCTGCCGATCTGTGCTGGACCATCAACGACCTGCGGTGCTACGCCAGGTTCCGCCAAGCCGTGGACGCGCCGGGAGATGCGCGGCGGATCATCGTTGTGGGGGCAGGCCTGGTGGGCTGCGAACTGGCCAACGATCTGGCGCTGGCCGGCCACGCGGTCGTCTTGCTGGACGTGGCCGACCGGCCCCTCGCCAACCTGTTACCTGCGCAGTCGTCCCAAGACCTGCTCGACGCCTGGGCGCCGCTCGCGATCCAGTTCATGGGCAACACGCGAGTCAAGCAGGTGAAGAAGACGGACTTCGGTATGACCGTGGAGACGGACAGTGCACTCGTTCTGAATGGGGACCACGTCCTGGCCGCCACCGGACTGCAGACACCCAGTCGTCTGGCACAGAGTGCCGGCCTGGACTGGAACAACGGCATCTCGGTCCGCGCAGATTCCCTACACACCAGTGCCCAGAACATCTATGCGTTAGGCGACTGCATCAGCATTGATGGTCACGCAATGCGCTTCATCGAGCCGATCGCACGGCAGGCGCAAGTCATCGCCGCCCACCTGACGGGCTGTGTTGCGCCGGCCTACGCCCACGTTCGGCCGTTGGTACGCATCAAGACCGGCTCTCGCAGGTTCACCGTTTAA
- a CDS encoding acyl-CoA dehydrogenase family protein, with translation MSAVLQMAALATDAGPARAQMLDAVRAVANGSLAAMVDEIDRIGTYPKSVLRELGKAGAYRAQTSLDGQPDFVAAIQAITEVSRVCGATGFMVWCQSACTLYMEKCGNPSFLGERFERHVRGDTLGGTALSNPMKAMTGIEPMLLKAERVEGGHVVNGTLPWVSNLGKDHYFGGAATVVANGKASHDIMFMVPCDNPAIELRECPSFAGMEGTGTWGVRFTNFFVGSDRMMADPVRPFLDRIRAEFILLQVGMGLGVSQGAIDSMWDVEQQLAHVNQFLEDRPADLQAELDALTDRTFALARIANEGGQPALLDVLDVRAHASELALRSAQSALMHQGARGYLLSSAVQRRVRESHFVAIVTPAIKHLRREMARLSSPVTPS, from the coding sequence ATGTCAGCGGTACTTCAGATGGCGGCATTGGCCACCGATGCAGGTCCTGCCCGCGCGCAAATGCTCGATGCCGTTCGGGCGGTGGCGAACGGATCGCTTGCAGCGATGGTCGACGAGATCGACCGCATCGGCACCTATCCCAAAAGCGTCCTGCGCGAACTGGGCAAGGCCGGTGCCTACCGGGCCCAGACGTCCCTGGACGGCCAGCCCGATTTCGTGGCGGCGATTCAGGCCATCACCGAGGTGTCACGCGTGTGCGGGGCCACAGGCTTCATGGTGTGGTGCCAATCGGCCTGCACTCTCTACATGGAGAAGTGCGGCAATCCAAGCTTCCTGGGTGAACGCTTCGAGCGCCATGTTCGCGGTGACACGCTCGGCGGCACGGCGCTGAGCAACCCGATGAAGGCCATGACCGGCATCGAGCCCATGCTTCTCAAGGCTGAAAGAGTCGAAGGCGGCCATGTCGTCAACGGCACCTTGCCGTGGGTGAGCAACCTGGGTAAGGACCACTATTTCGGCGGCGCTGCCACCGTCGTCGCCAATGGCAAAGCATCCCACGACATCATGTTCATGGTGCCGTGCGACAACCCGGCGATCGAGCTGCGCGAATGTCCATCCTTCGCGGGCATGGAAGGCACAGGAACCTGGGGCGTGCGTTTCACGAACTTCTTCGTCGGCAGCGATCGGATGATGGCCGACCCCGTGCGCCCATTCCTCGATCGGATCCGAGCAGAGTTCATTCTTCTGCAGGTGGGAATGGGTCTGGGCGTCTCGCAAGGCGCGATTGACTCGATGTGGGATGTAGAGCAGCAACTCGCCCACGTGAACCAGTTCCTGGAAGATCGTCCCGCCGACCTGCAGGCCGAACTCGATGCCCTGACCGATCGCACGTTCGCGCTGGCCCGCATCGCCAACGAGGGTGGCCAGCCCGCCCTGCTCGATGTGCTGGACGTGCGCGCCCACGCCTCCGAGCTCGCGCTACGATCGGCCCAGTCCGCGCTCATGCACCAAGGTGCGCGCGGCTATCTGCTGTCGTCTGCGGTACAGCGCAGGGTTCGCGAGTCCCACTTCGTGGCCATTGTCACGCCGGCGATCAAGCACCTGCGTCGAGAAATGGCCCGGCTGAGCAGCCCGGTGACGCCGTCATGA
- a CDS encoding OsmC family protein, translating into MTITPAARAVETSQSTLKTYLRPIDREGLLAFAEKGRNNPTSRGTNKVHTVVDGKFRTLSYVGDHTPVVVDEPPHLFGQDTAPAPGEIVLSGLGGCLCVGITAVATHRNVKLTKLEIFLEGDIGNPAAWGAGGAQKQPLEMGFQQIRVKVLVEGDAPRDVLDDIVKHANTYSPVANTMRNPIPFDIALA; encoded by the coding sequence ATGACCATCACGCCCGCTGCACGTGCAGTCGAAACCAGCCAGTCCACGCTCAAGACCTACCTGCGCCCCATCGATCGCGAAGGCCTGCTTGCCTTCGCAGAAAAGGGGCGCAACAACCCGACCTCCCGCGGCACCAACAAAGTTCACACCGTCGTCGATGGCAAGTTCCGTACGCTGAGCTACGTCGGTGATCACACGCCGGTGGTCGTGGACGAGCCGCCACATCTGTTCGGTCAGGACACGGCACCGGCTCCAGGCGAAATTGTGCTGTCGGGCCTCGGTGGTTGCCTGTGCGTAGGCATCACCGCCGTTGCAACGCACCGCAACGTCAAGCTCACCAAACTCGAGATCTTCCTTGAAGGCGACATCGGCAATCCCGCGGCCTGGGGCGCCGGCGGCGCGCAGAAGCAGCCTTTGGAAATGGGCTTCCAGCAGATTCGAGTGAAGGTGCTCGTTGAAGGCGACGCGCCGCGCGACGTTCTGGACGACATCGTCAAGCACGCGAACACCTATTCGCCGGTCGCCAACACGATGCGCAATCCCATCCCCTTCGACATCGCGCTCGCCTGA
- a CDS encoding AraC family transcriptional regulator: MDAWSNEQLSPLYERELFRSHDAEETHARVSRELKPHRSVWGRGDVDAIFCRAELSALSLCILRYGCDVDIEPDALGNFVLVQMPLRGHADIHTGGHTLQIHPGQGAVISAHKPVRLHWHADCEQLILKIELSRLQEVARHAFALRGTHAVGEIDFAMPFCLDDAAGTQWCRMVAGLASLLPSGGLATYDPRWMAHCEDNLMLYLLCHRPNSALQRHAAVRRGSEEAGLRQLRRAEEFMRERLDTLLSLEDVAQAAGVTRRSLALLFKRYRDLSPGEVLRNMRLDAAHAQLARHDGASVTEVALNCGFSHLSRFAACYRERFGELPRDTSRDPAPLSVARH; this comes from the coding sequence ATGGACGCGTGGTCGAACGAGCAGCTTTCCCCCTTGTACGAGAGAGAACTCTTCCGTTCGCACGATGCAGAGGAGACGCATGCGCGTGTCTCCCGCGAGCTCAAGCCGCACCGCAGCGTGTGGGGTCGCGGCGACGTCGACGCCATCTTCTGCCGCGCAGAGCTGAGCGCGCTGTCCTTGTGCATCCTGCGCTACGGCTGCGACGTCGACATCGAGCCCGACGCGCTCGGCAACTTCGTGCTGGTGCAGATGCCGCTGCGCGGCCATGCCGACATCCATACTGGCGGGCACACCCTGCAGATCCATCCCGGCCAGGGCGCGGTCATTTCCGCCCACAAGCCGGTGCGGCTGCACTGGCATGCCGACTGCGAACAGCTGATATTGAAGATCGAACTCAGTCGGCTGCAGGAGGTGGCACGCCATGCTTTCGCCTTGCGCGGCACCCACGCCGTGGGCGAGATCGATTTCGCGATGCCCTTTTGTCTGGACGACGCCGCCGGCACGCAGTGGTGCCGCATGGTGGCCGGCCTGGCATCGCTGCTGCCCTCGGGCGGCCTGGCGACCTACGACCCGCGGTGGATGGCGCACTGCGAAGACAACCTGATGCTCTACCTGCTGTGCCACCGGCCGAATTCAGCCCTGCAACGGCATGCCGCCGTACGGCGCGGCTCCGAGGAAGCCGGCCTGCGGCAGCTGCGGCGGGCCGAGGAGTTCATGCGTGAGCGGCTCGACACGCTGCTGTCGCTCGAAGACGTGGCACAGGCCGCGGGCGTCACGCGCCGCAGCCTCGCCTTGCTCTTCAAGCGCTATCGCGATCTCTCGCCCGGCGAGGTGCTGCGCAACATGCGGCTGGACGCCGCGCACGCGCAGCTGGCGCGGCACGATGGTGCCAGCGTCACCGAGGTGGCGCTGAACTGCGGCTTCTCGCACCTGAGCCGCTTTGCCGCCTGCTATCGCGAGCGCTTCGGGGAGCTGCCGCGCGACACCTCTCGCGATCCCGCACCACTGTCCGTCGCGCGGCACTGA